The Mycolicibacterium smegmatis genome has a window encoding:
- a CDS encoding FecCD family ABC transporter permease yields the protein MTVIDFGKRQCVVRVGSASARMSWRAVIAVVALLVGAFVAAVLAIGIGKYPITPVDVLRVLVGTNTTFDRVVVLEWRMPRMLMALLIGAALGVSGAIFQALTRNPLGSPDIIGVNAGAYTGALVALAGLGTGGQHGGYYAVAGGALVGGLITAAAVYALSYRNGLAGYRLIVVGIGVGAVLSSVNQWIVIKLDHHTAVTASVWQQGTLNGLTWSQVVPMTVCLAVVTVALLAMGPQLPVLQMGDDAAGGLGVNPERVRLSYLVAGVALVALACAAAGPISFVALAAPQLARRLTASPGVALVPAAAMGAVLLLASDLVAQHLFTANELPVGAVTVSLGGIYLVYLLVTQARR from the coding sequence ATGACCGTCATCGATTTCGGGAAGCGCCAGTGCGTGGTTCGCGTCGGCAGCGCGTCGGCGCGCATGTCGTGGCGTGCGGTGATCGCGGTCGTCGCACTGCTGGTGGGTGCCTTCGTGGCCGCGGTTCTGGCGATCGGGATCGGCAAGTACCCCATCACACCTGTCGACGTGCTGCGTGTGCTGGTCGGCACGAACACCACGTTCGACCGTGTGGTGGTGCTCGAGTGGCGCATGCCGCGCATGCTCATGGCGCTGCTGATCGGTGCGGCGCTCGGGGTTTCCGGTGCGATCTTCCAGGCGCTGACGCGAAACCCGTTGGGCAGTCCGGACATCATCGGTGTGAACGCCGGGGCCTACACCGGAGCGCTCGTCGCGCTGGCGGGGCTGGGGACCGGAGGGCAACACGGCGGGTACTACGCCGTGGCGGGCGGCGCGCTGGTCGGTGGGTTGATCACCGCCGCTGCGGTGTACGCACTGTCGTACCGCAACGGACTGGCCGGTTACCGCCTCATCGTGGTCGGCATCGGCGTGGGCGCCGTACTGAGTTCGGTCAACCAGTGGATCGTCATCAAGCTCGATCACCACACCGCGGTCACGGCCTCGGTGTGGCAGCAGGGCACCCTCAACGGCCTCACCTGGTCCCAGGTCGTCCCGATGACGGTGTGTCTTGCCGTCGTGACGGTCGCACTGCTCGCGATGGGCCCGCAGTTACCCGTTCTGCAGATGGGTGACGACGCGGCAGGTGGGCTCGGCGTCAACCCGGAACGGGTCCGCCTGTCCTATCTGGTCGCCGGCGTCGCGCTCGTGGCGTTGGCCTGCGCGGCGGCCGGGCCGATCTCCTTCGTGGCGCTGGCCGCCCCGCAACTGGCACGGCGACTCACCGCGAGTCCCGGCGTCGCACTGGTCCCCGCGGCCGCGATGGGCGCCGTGCTGCTGCTCGCGAGCGACCTCGTGGCCCAGCATCTGTTCACGGCCAACGAACTACCGGTGGGCGCGGTCACCGTATCGCTGGGCGGGATCTACCTGGTATATCTCCTTGTCACACAGGCACGTCGGTGA
- a CDS encoding methionyl-tRNA formyltransferase, translating to MRVVMFGYQTWGHRTLQALLKSRHEVCLVVTHPTSDHAYESIWADSVEDLARGAGIEVLLAKRPTPELVQRVRELAPDVGVANNWRTRLPRELFSIPKYGTVNLHDSLLPKFTGFSPVIWSLISGAGQTGLTAHFMDDELDTGDILLQRSVEITPTSTGTSLVYDTLDLIPDVLEDALDAIENGTATPVPQDLSQRTFFHKRSARDSLVDWSWPAADIERFIRALSDPYPNAYTYFRGERLRLISAHVSRCTYGGTPGRVFIEENGGMVIVAGADAFRGRSPGLVLDVVRTDDGIDHSALDYFGHGGGYLTATPEFATV from the coding sequence GTGCGCGTGGTCATGTTCGGCTACCAGACGTGGGGCCATCGGACCCTGCAGGCGTTGTTGAAATCGCGGCACGAAGTGTGCCTGGTGGTGACTCATCCGACGAGTGACCATGCGTACGAATCGATTTGGGCGGATTCGGTGGAGGACCTGGCGCGCGGCGCGGGAATCGAGGTGCTCCTGGCCAAGCGGCCCACCCCAGAACTCGTCCAACGTGTCAGGGAACTCGCACCGGATGTCGGCGTCGCGAACAATTGGCGTACCCGCCTGCCGCGCGAACTGTTCTCGATTCCCAAGTACGGCACCGTCAATTTGCATGATTCGCTGCTGCCGAAGTTCACCGGTTTCTCGCCGGTGATCTGGTCGTTGATCAGCGGTGCCGGACAGACCGGGCTCACGGCGCATTTCATGGACGACGAACTCGACACCGGCGACATCCTGCTGCAGCGGTCCGTCGAGATCACCCCGACCAGCACCGGCACCAGCCTGGTGTACGACACGCTCGACCTGATTCCGGATGTGCTCGAGGACGCTCTCGACGCCATCGAGAACGGCACCGCGACGCCGGTTCCGCAGGATCTCTCACAACGAACGTTTTTCCACAAGCGGTCCGCTCGCGACAGTTTGGTGGACTGGTCCTGGCCCGCGGCCGACATCGAGCGGTTCATTCGGGCGCTCTCGGACCCCTATCCCAATGCGTACACGTATTTTCGCGGCGAACGGCTACGCCTGATCTCTGCCCACGTCTCGAGATGCACCTACGGTGGCACGCCAGGACGCGTGTTCATCGAAGAGAACGGCGGCATGGTGATCGTCGCGGGCGCCGACGCGTTCCGCGGCAGGTCACCGGGTCTGGTTCTCGACGTGGTGCGCACCGACGACGGCATCGACCACTCGGCACTCGACTACTTCGGGCACGGTGGCGGATACCTGACCGCCACACCGGAATTCGCTACCGTTTGA
- a CDS encoding MbtH family protein, whose product MSTNPFDDTDGRFVVLVNDEGQHSLWPVFAGVPAGWTVAFGGAGGADRGSALRFVDENWNDLRPRSLREATDNTATLA is encoded by the coding sequence TTGTCCACCAATCCTTTTGACGACACCGACGGCCGCTTCGTGGTCCTGGTCAACGACGAGGGCCAACATTCGCTGTGGCCCGTGTTCGCCGGCGTTCCCGCAGGCTGGACGGTCGCGTTCGGCGGCGCCGGCGGCGCTGATCGTGGCAGTGCCCTGCGCTTTGTCGACGAGAACTGGAACGATCTGCGTCCGCGGTCGCTGCGCGAAGCCACCGACAATACGGCCACATTGGCGTGA
- a CDS encoding FecCD family ABC transporter permease, which yields MITQAPLAPPRAARNHRAVGLAVATVVLVAMCIASLAIGTQNVSLSTVWQAVTDYRDIGDQWIVHDLRIPRTVLGLLVGLALGLSGTLIQAVGRNPLADSEILGINSGAALFVVAAIAFLGFSGIWTYIGFAFLGALFAMLMVYLIGMTGRATVTPVRVLLAGVAIGAVMDGFGFVIRLQNPRAFDNMRFWDAGALDGRPLEVAGAIAPFIAVGAVLCLVVSRSLNITALGDDLAKSMGSNVVRTQVLSLTAVTLLAGAATAGAGPIGFVGLMVPHAVRRFTGPDWRWVLAYATVVAPSLMLAADIVGRVVIRPSELPAGIVTAFLGAPVLIWLIRRSKADRA from the coding sequence GTGATCACGCAGGCACCGCTCGCACCGCCGCGCGCCGCGCGTAACCACCGGGCTGTCGGACTGGCCGTCGCGACAGTCGTTCTGGTCGCGATGTGCATCGCGAGCCTCGCGATCGGCACGCAGAACGTCTCGTTGTCCACGGTCTGGCAGGCCGTCACCGACTACCGCGACATCGGCGACCAGTGGATCGTCCACGACCTGCGGATCCCGCGTACGGTGCTGGGTCTGCTGGTCGGCCTGGCCCTCGGACTCTCGGGCACCCTGATCCAGGCCGTGGGACGTAACCCGCTCGCCGATTCCGAGATCCTCGGCATCAACTCGGGTGCGGCGCTGTTCGTCGTCGCGGCCATCGCGTTCCTCGGGTTCAGCGGAATCTGGACGTACATCGGATTCGCTTTTCTCGGAGCGCTTTTCGCGATGCTCATGGTGTACCTGATCGGCATGACCGGACGGGCCACCGTCACACCGGTCCGCGTGCTGCTCGCGGGGGTGGCGATCGGTGCCGTGATGGACGGTTTCGGATTCGTCATCAGACTGCAGAATCCGCGGGCGTTCGACAACATGCGCTTCTGGGATGCCGGCGCGCTCGACGGGAGACCGCTTGAGGTGGCCGGCGCGATCGCACCGTTCATCGCGGTCGGCGCCGTGTTGTGCCTCGTGGTGTCGCGCTCGCTGAACATCACCGCGCTTGGCGACGATCTTGCGAAGAGCATGGGCAGCAACGTCGTTCGTACCCAGGTGCTCAGCCTGACGGCGGTGACGCTGCTGGCCGGTGCGGCGACGGCAGGCGCCGGGCCGATCGGCTTCGTCGGCTTGATGGTGCCGCACGCGGTGCGGCGGTTCACCGGCCCGGACTGGCGGTGGGTCCTGGCGTACGCGACGGTGGTCGCGCCCAGTCTGATGCTGGCCGCCGACATCGTCGGCCGGGTCGTCATCCGGCCGTCGGAACTGCCCGCGGGCATCGTCACTGCTTTTCTCGGCGCCCCCGTACTCATCTGGCTCATCAGGCGTTCGAAGGCGGACCGCGCATGA
- a CDS encoding ABC transporter ATP-binding protein, translating to MTHTPENAVPDRLGAVDVSIGYDDRTIIDGLTVQVPADRVTAIVGPNACGKSTLLRGFARLLTPSAGRVILDGHDIATMHTKDVARRLGLLPQTSIAPEGITVADLVSRGRFPHQKVFRQWSRDDAAAVADAMRHTGVTELSARLVDELSGGQRQRVWVAMVLAQQTPLILLDEPTTYLDIAHQVELLDLFAMLNREHGRTVVAVLHDLNQACRYADELIVMKAGRIVAQGDPDVVMSADLVRDVYGLECQIIDDPQTGTPLIVPRASRHARVVKR from the coding sequence ATGACTCACACGCCAGAGAACGCGGTGCCCGACCGGTTGGGGGCCGTCGACGTCTCGATCGGGTACGACGACCGGACCATCATCGACGGTCTGACGGTCCAGGTGCCTGCCGATCGGGTGACCGCGATAGTGGGGCCCAACGCGTGCGGAAAGTCCACACTGTTGCGGGGTTTCGCCCGGTTGCTCACACCGTCGGCCGGGCGGGTGATCCTCGATGGGCACGACATCGCGACCATGCACACCAAGGACGTGGCGCGCCGACTCGGGTTGCTGCCGCAGACCTCGATCGCGCCCGAGGGTATCACGGTGGCAGATCTGGTGTCGCGTGGCCGTTTTCCACATCAGAAGGTGTTCCGGCAGTGGTCACGTGACGACGCGGCCGCGGTCGCCGACGCCATGCGGCACACCGGTGTCACCGAACTGTCGGCACGACTGGTCGACGAACTGTCGGGCGGGCAACGCCAGCGCGTCTGGGTCGCAATGGTTCTCGCGCAGCAGACGCCCCTGATCCTGCTCGACGAGCCCACCACCTATCTGGACATCGCGCACCAGGTGGAACTGCTCGACCTGTTCGCGATGCTCAACCGCGAGCACGGCCGCACCGTGGTGGCGGTGCTGCACGATCTCAACCAGGCCTGCCGCTACGCCGACGAGTTGATCGTCATGAAGGCGGGCCGCATCGTGGCCCAGGGCGATCCCGACGTCGTGATGTCGGCCGATCTGGTGCGCGACGTCTACGGGCTGGAATGCCAGATCATCGACGACCCGCAGACCGGGACACCCCTGATCGTGCCGCGGGCGTCGCGGCACGCGCGGGTGGTCAAACGGTAG
- the gyrA gene encoding DNA gyrase subunit A, which yields MTDTTLPPEGEAHDRIEPVDIQQEMQRSYIDYAMSVIVGRALPEVRDGLKPVHRRVLYAMYDSGFRPDRSHAKSARSVAETMGNYHPHGDASIYDTLVRMAQPWSLRYPLVDGQGNFGSPGNDPPAAMRYTEARLTPLAMEMLREIDEETVDFIPNYDGRVQEPTVLPSRFPNLLANGSGGIAVGMATNIPPHNLGELAEAVYWCLENYEADEEATCEAVMERVKGPDFPTSGLIVGTQGIEDTYKTGRGSIKMRGVVEIEEDSRGRTSIVITELPYQVNHDNFITSIAEQVRDGKLAGISNIEDQSSDRVGLRIVVELKRDAVAKVVLNNLYKHTQLQTSFGANMLSIVDGVPRTLRLDQLIRLYVDHQLDVIVRRTRYRLRKANERAHILRGLVKALDALDEVIALIRASQTVDIARAGLIELLDIDDIQAQAILDMQLRRLAALERQKIVDDLAKIEAEIADLEDILAKPERQRGIVRDELKEIVDKHGDARRTRIVPADGEVSDEDLIAREDVVVTITETGYAKRTKTDLYRSQKRGGKGVQGAGLKQDDMVNHFFVCSTHDWILFFTTQGRVYRAKAYELPEASRTARGQHVANLLAFQPEERIAQVIQIKSYEDAPYLVLATRNGLVKKSKLSDFDSNRSGGIVAINLREGDELVGAVLCSAEDDLLLVSANGQSIRFSATDEALRPMGRATSGVQGMRFNEDDRLLSLNVVRPDTYLLVATSGGYAKRTSIDEYSVQGRGGKGILTIQYDRKRGSLVGALIVDDDTELYAITSTGGVIRTAARQVRKAGRQTKGVRLMNLAEGDTLIAIARNADEDEAAESISESDADTAELPEA from the coding sequence GGCTTCCGTCCGGATCGCAGCCACGCCAAATCCGCGCGCTCGGTTGCCGAGACGATGGGTAACTACCATCCGCACGGCGACGCCTCGATCTACGACACCCTGGTCCGCATGGCCCAGCCGTGGTCGTTGCGCTACCCGCTGGTGGACGGCCAGGGCAACTTCGGCTCGCCGGGTAACGATCCGCCGGCGGCCATGCGTTACACCGAAGCGCGACTCACTCCGTTGGCGATGGAGATGTTGCGTGAAATCGACGAAGAGACAGTCGATTTCATCCCGAACTACGACGGACGGGTGCAGGAGCCCACGGTTCTGCCGAGCCGGTTCCCCAACCTGTTGGCCAACGGTTCGGGCGGTATCGCCGTGGGCATGGCCACCAACATCCCGCCGCACAACCTCGGCGAGCTCGCGGAGGCCGTGTACTGGTGCCTGGAGAATTACGAGGCCGACGAGGAAGCCACCTGCGAGGCCGTGATGGAGCGGGTCAAGGGACCCGACTTCCCCACGTCCGGCCTGATCGTGGGCACCCAGGGCATCGAGGACACGTACAAGACCGGCCGCGGGTCGATCAAGATGCGTGGCGTCGTCGAGATCGAGGAGGACAGCCGGGGACGGACCAGCATCGTCATCACCGAGCTGCCCTACCAGGTCAACCACGACAACTTCATCACCTCGATCGCCGAGCAGGTGCGCGACGGCAAGCTCGCGGGCATCTCAAACATCGAGGACCAGTCCAGTGACCGTGTGGGCCTGCGAATTGTCGTGGAGCTCAAGCGCGATGCGGTCGCCAAGGTGGTGCTGAACAACCTCTACAAGCACACCCAGCTGCAGACCAGCTTCGGCGCCAACATGCTGTCGATCGTCGACGGTGTGCCGCGCACGCTGCGCCTGGACCAGCTGATCCGCCTGTACGTCGACCACCAACTCGATGTCATCGTGCGGCGCACCCGGTACCGGCTGCGCAAGGCCAACGAACGGGCCCACATCCTGCGTGGTCTGGTCAAGGCACTCGATGCCCTCGACGAGGTCATCGCGTTGATCCGGGCGTCGCAGACCGTCGACATCGCGCGTGCCGGCCTGATCGAGCTGCTCGACATCGACGACATCCAGGCCCAGGCGATCCTCGACATGCAGCTGCGCAGGCTCGCAGCCCTCGAGCGGCAGAAGATCGTCGACGACCTCGCCAAGATCGAGGCCGAGATCGCCGACCTCGAGGACATCCTCGCCAAGCCCGAGCGGCAGCGCGGGATCGTGCGTGACGAGCTCAAGGAGATCGTCGACAAGCACGGCGACGCGCGCCGGACCCGCATCGTGCCCGCCGACGGCGAGGTCAGCGACGAGGACCTCATCGCCCGCGAGGACGTGGTGGTCACCATCACCGAGACCGGCTACGCCAAGCGCACCAAGACCGACCTGTACCGCAGCCAGAAACGCGGCGGCAAGGGTGTGCAGGGTGCCGGCCTCAAGCAGGACGACATGGTCAACCACTTCTTCGTCTGCTCGACGCACGACTGGATCCTGTTCTTCACCACACAGGGCCGCGTGTACCGGGCGAAGGCGTACGAGTTGCCCGAGGCGTCCCGCACCGCGCGTGGCCAGCACGTCGCGAACCTCCTGGCCTTCCAGCCCGAGGAGCGCATCGCGCAGGTCATCCAGATCAAGAGCTACGAGGATGCGCCCTACCTGGTGCTCGCGACCCGCAACGGTCTGGTGAAGAAGTCCAAGCTGTCCGACTTCGACTCCAACCGCTCCGGCGGCATCGTCGCGATCAACCTGCGGGAAGGCGACGAACTGGTCGGTGCAGTGCTGTGCTCGGCAGAGGACGACCTGCTCCTGGTGAGTGCGAACGGCCAGTCGATCCGATTCTCGGCGACCGACGAGGCGCTGCGGCCCATGGGTCGCGCCACCTCCGGTGTGCAGGGCATGCGGTTCAACGAGGACGACCGCCTGCTGTCGCTCAACGTCGTCCGGCCCGATACGTATCTGCTGGTCGCGACATCGGGTGGCTACGCCAAGCGCACCTCGATCGACGAGTACTCGGTGCAGGGCCGCGGCGGCAAGGGCATCCTGACGATCCAGTACGACCGCAAACGTGGCAGTCTGGTCGGAGCGTTGATCGTCGACGACGACACCGAGCTGTACGCGATCACGTCCACAGGTGGTGTCATCCGCACTGCCGCACGTCAGGTCCGCAAGGCCGGTCGCCAGACCAAGGGCGTTCGCTTGATGAACCTGGCCGAGGGCGACACACTGATTGCCATCGCCCGCAACGCGGACGAGGACGAGGCGGCCGAGTCGATCAGCGAATCCGACGCGGACACCGCCGAGTTACCCGAGGCGTGA
- a CDS encoding siderophore-interacting protein — protein MSFSYASVIETKALNPRMVRITLQVEDPASLDVQQAADSAVAVFMPGTDEGRNYSVRRQRGDLLDLDVVLHARGVGTDWAARTRPGDRVGLDHARSWYRPDPAAQWQLLITDLSGLPATARILEELSPEVPVTVIAEVAEAQDLDYLPAHPQARLVTSIGTGNGNAPSELATLVRELALPRDRGYCWFAGEAAESRAVRKYLRGLGYQNEQLDITGYWRFDSETWDAAFALVESDVLAVYERALAEGKGDKVAFEEFDEACERIGL, from the coding sequence GTGAGCTTCTCGTATGCGTCCGTCATCGAGACCAAGGCGCTCAACCCCCGGATGGTCCGGATCACCCTTCAGGTCGAGGACCCCGCTTCCCTCGACGTGCAGCAGGCCGCCGACTCGGCAGTCGCGGTCTTCATGCCCGGCACCGACGAGGGCCGCAACTACTCCGTACGCCGCCAGCGCGGCGATCTGCTCGACCTCGACGTGGTGCTGCACGCCCGCGGTGTGGGGACCGACTGGGCGGCGCGAACCCGGCCCGGTGACCGCGTCGGCCTCGACCACGCACGCTCGTGGTACCGCCCGGACCCGGCCGCGCAGTGGCAGCTGTTGATCACCGACCTGTCCGGGCTGCCGGCCACCGCGCGCATCCTCGAAGAGTTGTCTCCGGAAGTCCCCGTGACGGTGATCGCCGAGGTCGCCGAAGCGCAGGATCTCGACTACCTGCCGGCGCATCCGCAGGCGCGGTTGGTCACGTCGATCGGGACGGGTAACGGCAACGCGCCGAGCGAACTGGCCACGCTGGTGCGTGAGCTGGCCCTGCCGCGGGATCGCGGCTACTGCTGGTTCGCGGGTGAAGCCGCAGAGTCGCGCGCGGTCAGGAAGTATCTCAGGGGGCTGGGGTACCAGAACGAACAACTCGACATCACGGGTTACTGGAGGTTCGACTCCGAGACCTGGGATGCCGCATTCGCTCTGGTGGAATCGGATGTGTTGGCGGTGTACGAGCGTGCACTCGCCGAAGGCAAGGGGGACAAAGTGGCTTTCGAGGAGTTCGACGAGGCCTGCGAGCGAATCGGTCTGTGA
- a CDS encoding ABC transporter ATP-binding protein: protein MADTTRTDLSWTGVRVLRRTVSRNLKWLTSGTTLIALHQLCEVSVPVLIGIIVDRAVATGSVEAIIRWIAVLAALFVVLTVVYRFGARLLMFAIARESHLLRVESSAKILDPLGIETDYKVGELLSISSDDADEVSYLLDYVPRIVGAVVGTVVCGAVLLSIHLPLGLMVLIGVPVVVFGLQLTAPMIARRVEDQQAEIGRATALATDLISGQRPLQGIGAQANAAARYRVASRRALTATLRAARIQSIHSGAAAAAGALAAMAVAVVAAYFAIRGSMTVGQLITVIGLAQFLIEPFSLLAVVPSWVAEARASANRVARVLSAPTRHSPVFAADPRDAAARLSVRNATHAGLKNLSFDVEPGEFVAVLTSDVRDAGALIDLLSGYQRAEDKGTVLVGGRRLDQIPLKERREHLLVEHHLSSLFSGTLETNLNVTGTDPRRGRVSVDDALQASCAVDVVDLHPDGLAHAVVERGASLSGGQRQRWTLARALLADPAVLVLHDPTTAIDTVTEQVIADGIRRLRTRAGRTTVVLTSSPALLAAADRVLLVIDGRLDSEGTHRDLVDAHSDYRDLVTR from the coding sequence ATGGCCGACACCACGCGAACCGACCTGTCCTGGACCGGGGTTCGCGTACTTCGGCGCACCGTGAGCCGAAATCTCAAGTGGCTCACGTCCGGTACGACACTCATCGCCCTGCACCAGCTGTGCGAGGTGTCGGTACCGGTTCTGATCGGCATCATCGTCGACCGCGCGGTCGCGACCGGCAGCGTCGAAGCGATCATTCGCTGGATCGCCGTCCTCGCCGCACTTTTCGTGGTGTTGACCGTGGTCTACCGATTCGGCGCCCGGCTGCTGATGTTCGCCATCGCGCGGGAATCGCACCTCTTGCGGGTGGAGTCGAGCGCCAAGATCCTCGACCCGCTGGGTATCGAGACCGACTACAAAGTCGGTGAACTACTGTCGATCTCGTCGGACGACGCCGACGAGGTCTCCTACCTGCTGGACTACGTGCCGCGGATCGTAGGCGCCGTGGTGGGCACCGTGGTGTGCGGCGCGGTGTTGCTGAGCATCCATCTACCGCTGGGGCTGATGGTCCTGATCGGTGTGCCAGTCGTGGTGTTCGGCCTGCAATTGACGGCTCCGATGATCGCGCGCCGGGTCGAGGACCAACAGGCCGAGATCGGCCGCGCGACGGCCCTGGCCACCGACCTCATCAGCGGACAGCGGCCGTTGCAGGGAATCGGCGCGCAGGCCAACGCGGCCGCGCGCTACCGTGTCGCGAGCCGTCGCGCGCTGACCGCGACGTTGCGTGCCGCGCGCATCCAGAGCATCCACTCGGGCGCTGCGGCGGCGGCCGGGGCACTCGCCGCGATGGCGGTGGCCGTGGTCGCGGCCTACTTCGCGATCCGCGGTTCGATGACGGTGGGCCAGTTGATCACCGTGATCGGCCTCGCCCAGTTCCTCATCGAACCGTTCTCGCTGCTGGCGGTCGTGCCGAGTTGGGTCGCCGAGGCCCGGGCGTCGGCCAACCGCGTCGCTCGCGTCCTGAGCGCCCCGACCCGCCACTCCCCCGTCTTCGCGGCGGACCCCCGCGACGCCGCGGCCCGCCTGTCGGTCCGCAACGCAACACACGCGGGTCTGAAAAACCTGTCGTTCGACGTCGAGCCAGGCGAATTCGTCGCGGTACTCACGAGCGACGTCCGCGATGCCGGCGCACTCATCGATCTGCTCTCCGGATATCAGCGAGCCGAGGACAAAGGCACGGTGCTGGTCGGTGGCCGGCGCCTCGACCAGATCCCGCTGAAAGAGCGCCGCGAACACCTGCTCGTCGAACACCACCTCAGCTCGTTGTTCAGCGGGACGCTGGAAACCAATCTGAATGTCACAGGAACCGATCCGCGGCGCGGACGGGTCTCCGTCGACGACGCACTACAGGCGTCGTGCGCCGTCGACGTCGTCGACCTGCACCCCGACGGTCTCGCCCATGCCGTCGTGGAGCGCGGTGCGAGCCTGTCCGGAGGACAACGCCAACGCTGGACCCTGGCCCGTGCGCTGCTGGCCGATCCGGCCGTCCTGGTGCTGCACGATCCGACCACCGCGATCGACACCGTCACCGAGCAGGTCATCGCCGACGGCATACGCCGGCTGCGCACGCGCGCGGGACGCACAACGGTGGTCCTCACCAGCAGTCCGGCCTTGCTCGCCGCGGCCGACCGGGTGCTGCTCGTCATCGACGGGCGTCTGGACAGCGAAGGCACACACCGCGATCTGGTCGACGCCCACTCCGACTACCGGGATCTGGTGACCCGATGA
- a CDS encoding DUF3566 domain-containing protein, producing the protein MSSPNEPGYPRAGDRPGATNGTGPGGDSGALSSNSTRATGHITDSGDVPPWQRGVSRTAQQPGQPLGDTEQQPRPAPRPEPRETRQEPRSEHRTEAYASELPDLSGPVPRSPQRKTGTDAPRASAPTTRIQVANRPQPSGPVRASMQIRRVDPWTVLKVSLVLSVVLFFVWMIAVAFLYLVLGGMGVWSKLNSNVGDLLTSASGSSGGELVSSGTIFGGAALIGLVNIVVLSAMATVGAFIYNLTTDLVGGIEVTLADRD; encoded by the coding sequence GTGAGTTCACCCAACGAGCCGGGATACCCGCGCGCGGGGGACCGGCCGGGCGCCACCAACGGCACGGGTCCGGGCGGCGACAGCGGAGCCCTCAGCAGCAACTCGACGCGGGCCACGGGGCACATCACCGATTCCGGTGACGTGCCCCCGTGGCAGCGCGGGGTCTCCCGCACCGCTCAGCAACCTGGTCAGCCGCTCGGCGACACCGAGCAGCAGCCCCGTCCCGCGCCGAGGCCCGAGCCCCGCGAGACCCGCCAGGAGCCGCGGTCTGAACATCGCACCGAGGCCTACGCGAGCGAGTTGCCGGACCTCTCGGGCCCGGTCCCCCGCTCACCGCAGCGCAAGACCGGGACCGACGCGCCCCGGGCATCGGCGCCCACCACCCGCATCCAGGTGGCCAACCGGCCGCAGCCGTCGGGACCGGTGCGCGCCAGCATGCAGATCCGCCGGGTGGATCCGTGGACCGTGCTGAAGGTCTCACTGGTGCTCTCGGTCGTGCTGTTCTTCGTATGGATGATCGCCGTGGCGTTCCTCTACCTGGTGCTCGGCGGCATGGGCGTGTGGAGCAAGCTCAACAGCAATGTCGGCGACCTGCTGACGAGCGCGAGCGGCAGTTCGGGCGGTGAGCTGGTCTCCAGCGGCACGATCTTCGGCGGCGCGGCCCTCATCGGCCTGGTCAACATCGTCGTTCTCAGCGCGATGGCGACCGTCGGCGCGTTCATCTACAACCTCACGACAGATCTCGTCGGGGGTATCGAAGTGACGTTGGCGGATCGGGATTGA